One stretch of Cottoperca gobio unplaced genomic scaffold, fCotGob3.1 fCotGob3_361arrow_ctg1, whole genome shotgun sequence DNA includes these proteins:
- the nup35 gene encoding nucleoporin NUP35, producing the protein MELQVGTEPMTLGSPTSPKPTPGAQFLPGFLMGDLPAPATPQPRPFSLGTSILDSPSTPRGGCGGGSAPQPVVPTPKDKSGAPPVRSIHDDLVTVTTPLNTHRQSFPVMASPMSARGASTPGVQQGCLSPAQMDPFYSQGESLSSDDQLDQTWITVFGFPPASASYILLQFAQYGNILKHTMASPGNWMHLQYQSRLQARKALSKDGKVFGDAIMVGVKPCIDKSVMDSSVAVSPALSSSFSSSALPSTPRSAIRPLSSACRSSGREYQVVADRHTPRKDDTLVSKAMEYMFGW; encoded by the exons ATGGAGTTACAAG TGGGAACCGAACCGATGACCCTGGGctctcccacctctcccaagCCGACCCCTGGAGCTCAGTTTCTGCCCGGCTTCCTGATGGGCGACCTGCCGGCTCCAGCCACCCCCCAGCCCCGGCCTTTCAGCCTGGGCACGTCCATTCTTGACAGCCCAAGTACCCCCCGAG GAGGATGCGGAGGAGGCTCAGCCCCGCAACCTGTTGTCCCCACCCCCAAAGATAAAAGTGGGGCCCCGCCTGTTCGCAGCATCCACGACGATCTGGTCACAGTTACGACgcccctcaacacacacagacag TCTTTTCCAGTTATGGCGTCTCCCATGTCTGCCCGAGGGGCTTCAACTCCAG GTGTTCAGCAGGGGTGCCTGTCTCCAGCGCAGATGGATCCCTTCTACAGTCAGGGAGAGTCTCTGTCATCTGACGACCAGCTGGACCAGACCTGGATCACTGTGTTTGG ttttcCTCCAGCCTCGGCCTCCTACATCCTGCTGCAGTTCGCTCAGTACGGAAACATCCTCAAACACACG ATGGCGTCTCCTGGTAACTGGATGCACCTTCAGTATCAGTCCAGACTTCAGGCCCGGAAAGCTCTGTCTAAAGATGGGAAAGTGTTTGGTGACGCCATCATGGTGGGAGTCAAACCCTGCATAGACAAG agCGTGATGGACAGCAGTGTCGCCGTCTCTCCGGCCCTCtcgtcctccttctcctcctccgcccTCCCCTCCACTCCTCGCTCCGCCATCAGACCGCTGAGCAGCGCTTGCAGGAGCTCGGGCAGAGAATACCAG gtggtggcagacagacacacacccagGAAGGACGACACTTTGGTTTCCAAGGCGATGGAGTACATGTTTGGCTGGTGA